The following are encoded together in the Blautia obeum ATCC 29174 genome:
- a CDS encoding aldose epimerase family protein, protein MVTQRTFGTLPSGEEVQIYHLENKSGAFAEVLQFGAILVKLCVPDRDGRLTDVVLGYDDLAGYEVNGCFFGATIGRSGNRIAQSRFTLDGKEIVLTPNEGANNLHSGPDGFEKKMWTASEISEDKNAVTFSRISPDGENGFPGEFNVSVTYEMTEENELRIVYGGVCDQTTIANMTNHSYFNLAGEGSGSAMDQYLTIHAEQYTPVGEGSIPLGENAAVEGTPMDFRKAHKIGDEIEADFEQLRITGGYDHNYVTDGYNKASIREIAEAWSEKTGIQMNVLTDCPCVQFYAANFVDQEHGKNGHVYNKREAFCLETQVEPNAVNVENFHSPILEAGERYYSETIYRFSVKK, encoded by the coding sequence ATGGTAACACAGAGAACATTTGGTACATTGCCATCGGGGGAAGAAGTTCAGATCTATCATCTGGAAAACAAATCAGGGGCGTTCGCAGAGGTTCTGCAGTTTGGTGCAATTCTTGTAAAGCTTTGCGTGCCGGACAGAGACGGCAGACTTACAGACGTTGTTTTGGGATATGATGATCTGGCTGGATATGAGGTCAATGGATGCTTTTTCGGGGCAACGATCGGAAGAAGCGGAAACCGCATTGCACAGTCCAGATTTACACTTGACGGTAAGGAAATAGTCTTGACACCGAATGAGGGGGCGAACAATCTTCACAGCGGTCCGGATGGATTTGAGAAAAAAATGTGGACAGCTTCAGAGATTTCCGAAGACAAGAATGCAGTTACTTTTTCAAGGATCAGCCCGGATGGAGAGAATGGTTTTCCGGGAGAATTTAATGTTTCTGTTACATATGAAATGACGGAAGAAAACGAATTGCGTATTGTCTATGGTGGTGTCTGTGATCAGACAACAATAGCAAATATGACAAATCATTCATATTTCAACCTTGCAGGAGAAGGAAGCGGCAGTGCGATGGATCAGTATTTAACGATTCATGCAGAACAGTATACACCGGTTGGTGAAGGATCTATTCCTCTGGGAGAGAATGCAGCGGTAGAGGGAACTCCGATGGATTTCCGTAAGGCCCACAAGATCGGGGATGAGATTGAGGCTGATTTTGAACAGCTCAGGATCACAGGTGGATATGACCATAACTATGTGACGGATGGATACAATAAAGCAAGTATCCGTGAAATCGCAGAGGCATGGTCTGAGAAGACTGGAATCCAGATGAATGTACTTACCGACTGTCCTTGTGTACAGTTTTATGCTGCTAATTTTGTTGATCAGGAACATGGCAAAAACGGTCATGTTTATAATAAACGTGAGGCATTCTGTCTGGAGACGCAGGTTGAGCCGAATGCAGTGAATGTTGAAAATTTCCATTCTCCTATTCTGGAGGCGGGCGAGCGTTATTACTCCGAAACAATCTATCGTTTCTCTGTGAAGAAATAA
- a CDS encoding SpoIID/LytB domain-containing protein, with protein MMKVLIVIMMAGMWCMQPEKASAADPVIRVILTTTDFNSRYHQEITVSYDGKEITYTAEEVKKQGDKVRIPAQKDGIRILSIQRQSGTPVYDGSIEIIPKEEGLIIVNELFLEKYLTRVVPSEMPATYEKEALKAQAVCARTYAWKQIQEQRLHELEADVDDTVNFQVYGNMEPQKAATEAVRETEGQILCQNGEAVEAYYFSTSAGVTSTDEIWGSDEAAPYLRSVPCKFDEEEPWSSWIVELPWKMLEDRIREKGEGTVLRSVTVTRRSESGAATALEAVSDKDSCIIENEYEIRKFLAPVNCMITEKDGTETAGGSLLPSAYFELERTQNGNLQVRGKGYGHGVGMSQTGADKMAEQGYDYREILDYFFRNITVENLG; from the coding sequence ATGATGAAAGTGCTGATCGTCATAATGATGGCAGGTATGTGGTGCATGCAGCCTGAGAAAGCATCAGCAGCAGACCCGGTGATACGTGTCATTTTGACAACAACGGATTTCAACTCCAGATATCATCAGGAGATCACAGTATCTTATGATGGAAAAGAGATTACATATACGGCGGAAGAAGTGAAAAAACAGGGGGATAAGGTCCGCATTCCTGCACAAAAAGATGGAATCAGGATTCTGTCCATACAAAGGCAGTCCGGAACTCCGGTCTACGACGGAAGTATTGAAATTATTCCGAAAGAAGAAGGGCTGATAATAGTAAATGAACTTTTTCTTGAAAAATATCTGACCAGAGTAGTCCCGAGTGAGATGCCGGCAACTTATGAAAAAGAGGCACTGAAAGCACAGGCTGTGTGTGCAAGAACATATGCCTGGAAACAGATTCAGGAACAACGTCTTCATGAACTGGAAGCAGACGTAGATGATACTGTGAACTTCCAGGTATATGGGAATATGGAGCCACAGAAAGCTGCGACAGAAGCGGTGAGAGAAACGGAAGGACAGATTCTGTGTCAGAATGGAGAAGCTGTGGAGGCATATTATTTTTCCACATCGGCAGGTGTGACCAGTACAGACGAGATATGGGGAAGCGATGAAGCAGCTCCTTATCTCAGGAGCGTTCCGTGTAAATTTGATGAAGAAGAACCATGGAGCAGCTGGATAGTAGAACTTCCGTGGAAGATGCTGGAGGACAGGATACGTGAGAAAGGGGAAGGTACAGTACTCAGATCGGTTACTGTAACCAGACGCAGTGAGAGCGGGGCAGCTACAGCACTCGAGGCTGTGTCAGACAAAGATTCCTGCATAATAGAAAATGAATATGAGATTCGTAAATTTCTGGCACCTGTAAATTGTATGATCACGGAAAAAGATGGAACAGAAACAGCAGGAGGAAGTCTTCTTCCAAGTGCTTATTTTGAACTGGAGAGAACGCAGAATGGAAATCTCCAGGTCAGAGGAAAAGGATATGGACATGGTGTCGGAATGAGTCAGACCGGAGCAGATAAGATGGCAGAGCAGGGGTATGATTACAGAGAAATACTGGACTATTTTTTCAGAAATATTACGGTAGAAAATCTGGGATGA
- a CDS encoding YihY/virulence factor BrkB family protein, which produces MGKKTDKSTVGLILGFVKRMQEDHIGAYAAQAAYFLIMSFIPFVLVLTALVQYTPLTYRMLRQAILGFVPLNLQDFVLKIIAEVFTKSAAVVPISGLFALWSSGKGMQSLIAGLNVIYHVKETRNWLTNRLYSMLYMFLFVLAIIISLLLLVMGNRIHAALVIHAPLLGRMLGRLLSAKTFLVFVVLFLVFLVLYRYLPNRKASLKSQVPGAFIIAVAWSLFSYFFSLYFTFFPNFSNMYGSLSALIMVMLWLYVCMNLLLYGAEINAYFEKEFRQAQMSLWQGIKKLLDSFFALWHSR; this is translated from the coding sequence ATGGGAAAAAAAACAGATAAAAGTACGGTTGGCCTGATCCTGGGATTTGTAAAACGAATGCAGGAAGACCATATTGGTGCTTACGCTGCACAGGCGGCATATTTTTTGATCATGTCGTTTATTCCTTTTGTGCTGGTGCTTACGGCACTGGTTCAGTATACACCATTGACATATCGTATGCTCAGACAGGCAATCCTGGGATTTGTTCCATTGAATTTACAGGATTTTGTTCTTAAGATCATTGCAGAAGTATTTACCAAAAGCGCTGCAGTTGTACCGATTTCCGGATTGTTTGCATTGTGGTCATCGGGAAAAGGCATGCAGTCACTGATCGCGGGGCTCAATGTGATCTATCATGTAAAAGAAACCCGAAACTGGCTGACAAACAGATTGTATTCTATGCTGTATATGTTTCTGTTTGTGCTCGCAATCATCATAAGCCTTCTTCTTCTGGTTATGGGTAACCGTATCCATGCGGCACTCGTCATTCATGCGCCTCTTCTTGGAAGAATGCTTGGACGACTGCTGAGTGCAAAGACCTTTCTGGTGTTTGTTGTGTTGTTTCTGGTATTTCTCGTTTTGTACAGATATCTTCCAAACAGAAAGGCATCACTGAAAAGTCAGGTACCGGGGGCATTTATTATCGCAGTTGCATGGTCATTGTTTTCCTATTTCTTTTCATTGTATTTTACATTCTTTCCGAATTTCAGCAATATGTATGGCAGTCTGTCTGCATTGATCATGGTTATGCTGTGGCTGTATGTGTGTATGAATTTGCTTCTGTATGGTGCTGAGATCAATGCATATTTCGAGAAAGAATTTCGTCAGGCGCAGATGTCTTTGTGGCAGGGGATAAAAAAACTTCTTGACAGTTTTTTTGCACTGTGGCATAGTAGATAG